ACCAGGCTTGGGGCCGCGCTTGTGGCAGAGCCCGCTGGCCCCTTCCGCCCGCCACAACGCCCGCCAGCCATAGAGCACCTTGCGGCTGATGCCGAGGCCGCGAGCGACCGCCGCCAGCGTCTCGCCGGCTTCAAGCCGAGACATCGCCGCCTGCTTGAACGAAGGCGGGAAACTGCGTGTGGGAGTCCTGGGCTTGTCGGGCATTCAGCCTCCGAGCGCCCATGTCACCCTAATTCATTTGTCTCACAAATGGGGTGCAGTCCATACGTGTCACCGTAGTTTCGCTCAACCGACATGACCACTCAGCATGTGATCAGCCAGGCTGTAGCAGTGGCTCGCCTGATAGGCGTTTCGACCCCGGTTCATATGTGTCAGGTTGAACGCCCTGATGGCCCGCAACGTGCGGGGCGCGCCGAGGACTTTGCTGATCGAGGAGACGCCGCGGACCTTGATGCCGAAAATGTCCTCGCCGCGGGGAAACACATAGCTGACGTCTTCCGGCGTCGTGACGCAGCGCTCGAGGAAAGCTTCGTCCACTCGGCCCCGATCGAGCGAATGGTCGGTGGTGAAATCGGAAAGATGCACCAGGAATAGCGCGCGGATGCCCTCGCCATCCGCATAGAGCGAGAAAAGCTCCATCCAGCTCGCATTGACGCGAACGAGCGCCTTGCCCGGGGTCGACGGCAGACAGGAAACCGACCAGTAATACCGCTCGGTCCGGCGCGGAATCGGGATGCAGTGGTGGCCGTAGTCCCTGATGATATCAAGGACCTGCTGCGCCTGCGGTCGGCGCAGCAGCTTCTCGAACCGCGTGACGTATTTGAAGCGCAGTTCGAGGGATTCCGAGCGCTCGTCGGCGTCGGACAGGATCGTCTGGCCCTGCATCCACTCGCGCTGCTGCTGAAGATCCAGGAATCGGCGCAGACCGGTGAGGCTGACCATTCCCGCCATCATCGCCACCCGAGGGCGGGGGCGACATGTTTCAGAATGGCCTCGATCACATGGGCACTATATGCGACGCCGAGCTGGTTTGGCACGGTGAGCAGCAGTGTGTCGGCCTCGGCTATGGCCTCGTCTGCCTTCAATTGCGTGATCAGCCGGTCGGGCTCCGCAGTATAGGAGCGCCCGAAAACGGCGCGCATATTGTCGATGATGCCGATCTGGTCGCTGGTATCGCCGCGCCCGAAATAGGCGTGGTCGCGATCGTCCATGAGCGCGAAGATCGATCGGGACACCGACACGCGAGGCTCCCAATCGTGGCCGGCCTCTTTCCACGCCTGCCTAAACAGGCGAATCTGCGTGGCCTGCTGAACGTGAAACGGCTCGCCAGTCTCATCTGCCTTAAGGGTCGAACTTTGCAGGTTCATGCCCTGCTGGGCCGCCCAGAGCGCCGTGGCGTTCGACGCGGACCCCCACCAGATGCGCCGGCGCAAACCCTCCGAATGGGGTTCGAGTCGCAGCAATCCAGGCGGATTGGGAAACATGGGGCGCGGATTGGGCCGGGCGAAGCCTTCTCCCTTCAACAGATCAAGAAAGACTTCCGCGTGGCGTCGCCCCATGTCGGCATCGCTCTGTCCCTCTTCCGGGACATGGCCGAAATAGCGCCAGCCGTCGATCACCTGTTCTGGCGAGCCGCGGCTGATGCCGAGCTGGAGCCGGCCATTGCTGATCAGGTCGGCGGCGCCCGCATCCTCGACCATGTAGAACGGGTTCTCGTAGCGCATGTCGATCACGCCGGTGCCGATCTCGATCCGGTTCGTCTTCGCACCAACGGCTGCGAGCAAGGGAAAGGGTGAGGCAAGCTGCTGCGCGAAATGATGGACCCTGAAATAGGCGCCGTCCGCGCCGAGTTCCTCGGCCGCCACGGCAAGCTCGATTGACTGCAGCAGCGTGTCCCTTG
This portion of the Phreatobacter stygius genome encodes:
- a CDS encoding LLM class flavin-dependent oxidoreductase; this encodes MKTIGFLSFGHWSPSLQSATRSARDTLLQSIELAVAAEELGADGAYFRVHHFAQQLASPFPLLAAVGAKTNRIEIGTGVIDMRYENPFYMVEDAGAADLISNGRLQLGISRGSPEQVIDGWRYFGHVPEEGQSDADMGRRHAEVFLDLLKGEGFARPNPRPMFPNPPGLLRLEPHSEGLRRRIWWGSASNATALWAAQQGMNLQSSTLKADETGEPFHVQQATQIRLFRQAWKEAGHDWEPRVSVSRSIFALMDDRDHAYFGRGDTSDQIGIIDNMRAVFGRSYTAEPDRLITQLKADEAIAEADTLLLTVPNQLGVAYSAHVIEAILKHVAPALGWR